The Cyclobacterium amurskyense genome contains the following window.
CAATTTATTAAATAACATTGAAAACCCTCAGAGGAATTAGGATATATAAACCAATATTGTGCCATAAGAAGTAATAATGTTCAATTTTTCACAGCCAAAAACAACATTATTAGCCTTTCAATTGTTACTTACTAGATGAATGTGCAAAAAGTAAGAAAAAGACAGCATTGGTTTAAAAAAATTGAACAAATGCACCCCTACCAAACCCTAATTTATTTGGCAATGTTTAGTAGTGGTCTTGTCTTTTTTTTCTTAACTACCGCATTTGTCTTCTCCCAATCAGCAAACAGCACTTTCGCTCAAAATACAATCCCTAAATCATTTATAGTAAGCAGCTTAATATTATTTGGGAGTGCTTTCATTTCAGAAAAAATTCTACCTGCATATTTATCTCATAATTTAAAGAAAACAAAATCCACTCTTCTTCTAACTTTAATTCTTGGACTGTCCTTTGCGTTTTTGCAATTTTTAGGATGGAATGAACTAGCAAAATCTGGGGTGGATTTTTCAGGCTTACCCTCTGGAAGTTTTTTATATTTATTAAGCGGCATTCATTTGGTTCACCTCCTGGGAGCAATGATATACGCCATAGTACTCTTGTCACTTATTCACAAAAGCCAAAAGGACGAGGTAAAAGCATTGGTATTACTAACGAATCCTTATCAACGGATGAAGCTTGAATTATTCATCGTTTACTGGAAATTCATGGACATAGTATGGTTGATCTTGTTTGGTCTTTTTCTTTGGGTGCTATGAGCATGTAATGTATCCCTGCCCAAATTAATCCTCAAGCAAAAACCAAGAAACAGAACAACTTACACTAGGTAGAATCAATTCAAAATCAGAGGTTTTCTTCCTATTACACTTAATTTAACATCCTGCATTTGTACTGTGCTTACACACCATTATTGCCTTATTCCGAATAAATTTCCATATTGATAATTTAAGGGAGGAAATGAAAACTGTTACCAAAGGTATTTCTATCAATTAATTGTAAATTGCAAAAAATGTAATCTTATGTCAGAAAATCAATTTGAAATTAATATCGATCCGGACTGGATAAAGAAATACTTATCCAAAATCATTATCGGATTGGTAGTCATTGTCATGGTATTTTCAGCCGTTAAAACAGTAGGCCCAGAGGAGGAAGGAGTTATCATTCAACTTGGAGAGTACAACCGTACGGTTTCTCCTGGATTGAGTTTCATCATACCTTTTGTAGAAACCATGTATAAAATACCAGTTCAAAGGCAGTTAAAGCAGGAATTTGGTTTCCGCTCTACCTCCACTTCTACAAGTGGACAATCTCAATATGCAAAGTCTGGCTATGTGGACGAAAGTATGATGCTGACTGGCGACCTGAACTTGACAGATGTGGAATGGGTAGTACAGTATAGAATTGT
Protein-coding sequences here:
- a CDS encoding cytochrome c oxidase subunit 3, with translation MNVQKVRKRQHWFKKIEQMHPYQTLIYLAMFSSGLVFFFLTTAFVFSQSANSTFAQNTIPKSFIVSSLILFGSAFISEKILPAYLSHNLKKTKSTLLLTLILGLSFAFLQFLGWNELAKSGVDFSGLPSGSFLYLLSGIHLVHLLGAMIYAIVLLSLIHKSQKDEVKALVLLTNPYQRMKLELFIVYWKFMDIVWLILFGLFLWVL